The genome window AGCAGCAGCTCTCTCCATTCCTTGATGAAGTCGAGGCTCACCGGTTTGTGCTCGCTGCCCATATTGGCGGTCTTGATGGTAGGAAAGGTGAAGTGGAGGTCCGGATGTTCCCATTTCCTGAGCATCGGTGAATCGCCCAGAAGATAGCTGGCAAAAGCCAGTGCCATCGCCAGTTTGCCGCAGCCCTGCGGGCCGCAGAACATCAGCGCATGGGGCAAACGGTTCTCCTGAACCATCTCCATGAGACGGTTCCATACTTCTTGCTGACCTATAACTTCATTTCTTTGCATTTAAAACAGAATTTTTGCTATTTGCTTGACGCTGTCTACAGCCGATACGGTGAAGAAGTGAACATTGTTGTAACCATGTTCGAAAAGATCTTGCACCTGAGCGGTAGTCCACTCGATACCGAGCTGCTTGGCATCTTCGTCAGTTTTACATTTCAATACCTCCTGTGCGAGTTCTTCAGGAATATCGCAGTGGAAGGTTTTCGGCACTACAGTGAGCTGGCTCAACTTGGCGAAAGGCTTGATGGCAGGAATGATAGGAATGGTTACGCCTATCTGCCGAGCCTTTTCAACGAAAGCATAGAACTTCTCGTTGTCGTAGAAGAGCTGGGTAACGGCATACGCTGCGCCCAACTGTTGTTTCTCCAGCAGATGCTGCATATCCATTTCGAGGTTTGGCGCCTCTTCATGTTTCTCCGGATAGCAGGCTACACCGCAGCAGAACTTGTCGCCCGGGTGCTTGATGGGAGTGCCGTCAAAGAAGAAACCGTCATTAAACTGATTCACCTGCTTCAGGAGGTCGGTGGCATGTGCATGACCGTTCTCGGTTGGTGTAAACTGCCGGTCTTCTTTCGCCTTGTCTCCTCGCAGAACGAGAATGTTGCTGATGCCCAGAAACTGGAGGTCGAGCAGTTCGTACTCGATGTCTTCCTTCGTAGCACCGCTGCAGATAATATGAGGGATGACAGGTATGTCGTACTTGTTCTGTATAGCGCCTGCGATGGCCACAGTGCCCGGGCGGCGGCGCACACGCTGGCGAGTGAGGAGACCGTTTTCCAGTTCCTTGTATACATACTCGCTATGGTGCGTAGTGATGTTGATAAAGCGAGGACCAAACTCGCTCAGCGCATCGATGGTACGGAAGAGCGCTGCTGTTCCGTTACCTTTGAGCGGAGGTAAAACCTCGAACGAAAAGCCTCGCTTATCGCCCTGCTGATGTAGAAAATCTGCTATGTTCATATTACCTAAATTCTATGTTTCTTCTTATTTTGGTGCAAATTTACAAAAAAAATAGGGGAAAACCGCATGTTGAACGTAATATTTATAAAGAAAAAACGTATATTATTAGGTGGAGATTGATTTTTGGCATGAAAAAAGAAGATTTCCTGCCGGTAAATGCTACGCTATTCTACAGAAAAGTGATTAAAATTTAAACCTAAAAAATAATGGAACAAAAACAAACAGGCTCTAGAGCCTATCTTATTTCAATTGTGATGGTAGCCGTTTTGGGCGGCTTGCTTTTCGGTTATGATACCGCGGTAATCTCGGGAGCCGAGAAGGGTTTGCAGGCATTCTTCATGGGTGCTGAGGATTTCACCTATACCGATTTCTGGCATGGATTCACTTCTTCCAGTGCTCTGATTGGTTGTATCATCGGTTCGGCGCTTTCGGGTGTGCTGGCTTCTAACTGGGGCCGTAAGCGTTCGCTGATCTTTGCGGGTGTGATGTTCTTCATCTCTGCATGGGGATCTATGTGTCCTGAGTCTTTGGTGTTGCCAAAGGGCGAACCTAATCTTACGCTTCTCATCGTGTTCAACCTCTACCGTGTGATTGGCGGTATCGGTGTGGGTCTGGCATCTGCTGTATGTCCGATGTATATCGGTGAGATTGCGCCTAGTAACATCCGTGGTATGTTGGTCAGCTGGAACCAGTTTGCCATCATCTTCGGTCAGCTGGTGGTTTATTTCGTCAACTTCTTCATTCTTGGCGATCATATTGCTCCTGCTATCCAGAGTGTGGGCAACGGTATGAACCAGATTCTGAATGGTGGCGAGGCTGCCTGGGCTATCGAAACCGGATGGCGCTATATGTTTGGTTCTGAGATGGTTCCTGCGGGTTTGTTTGCTCTGCTTATCTGCTTTGTTCCTGAGACTCCCCGTTATCTTGCCATGGTTGGTCAGGATGCGAAGGCTGAGCGTATCCTGGCTCGCATCAATGGTGCTGAGGAGGCTAAGAAGATTTTGGATGACATCAAGAATACGGTTACTGAGAAGAAGGAGAAACTGCTTACTTACGGTGTGCTCTGTATCTTCGTAGGTGTGATGCTCTCTGTATTCCAGCAGGCTGTAGGTATCAATGCCGTGCTCTATTATGCTCCTCGTATCTATGATGCTATGGGCTTTGACAATCCGATGGTATTGACCGTATTCAATGGTATCGTGAACCTCGGTTTCACCTGTGTAGCCATCTTTACGGTAGAGAAGTTGGGACGTAAGCCTTTGCTCATTACCGGTTCTCTGGGCATGGCATTGGGTGCCATCGGTGTAGCCATCACCTTCGGTAATCCTAATCTGCAGTTGTTGTGCATGGTATCCATCATGGTTTACTCTGCATCATTCATGTTCTCTTGGGGACCAATCTGCTGGGTACTTATCGCCGAGGTATTCCCTAATACGATTCGTGGTGCTGCTGTAGCGATTGCCGTAGCCTTCCAGTGGATTTTCAACTGGATTGTTTCTACCTCTTTCGTTCCGATGGCTAACAGCCTGGGCTATTGGTTCACCTATGGCCTGTATGGTGTTATCTGTATCCTCGCTGCCATCTTTGTATGGAAGCTCGTTCCTGAGACCAAGGGTAAGACACTGGAGGATATGACCAAGCTTTGGAAGAAAAACTAAGTTCTTATTCTGTGAAATATCAAGACCGCCAGGCGTAGAAAGAAACGCCTGGCGGTTTTTCTTTATGCCCCCGGCTCGTCAGCTTAATCCATACCATGATATGATTTAATTTTTCCATTTTCGTTTTTCTCTTTAAATTGTTAGTGGCCTACCGATTGGGGCAAGCTTGGTGTCCTTCATCGGGAGGAGAATCACATTCTCCGCGCTTTCATGATGCAAAAGTAATCTTTATTTCAGACTTATGCAATTTTTTGAAGAGAAAAAATGCATTTTAATGGCTGATTTGTTGAAAAAAAATCTTTTTCCTCACGTATTACGTATAATGTAAAAAATGTAAACGTATATATATAATATACTTGGTATAATGTAGGGAAGAAAAATTAACACCTAACTATCTGATATTCAATATCTTGTATTTTTAAGATTCGCCCTGGTAGTCATTGGGGCATATCAGAAGGCACATGATTGGCTCTGATGGTACCTATTATTGGCCCTGGTAGTCATCAAAAAAGGATAATTCTCTCTGGTAGTCATTGCCCACCCAAATGAGGTAAACAAACGATGTTCTTCCGTTTACCAACTGATGTGGCTGCGTCGGGTTAAGGATATGGCTGAACTGGGTTACGCAGACGGCTGGATTCGCTTACTCAGACGGCTGGACTCGCTGATTGAGCCACTTGAGTAATCTGACAAAGCCACTTGAGTAAGCTGATTGAGCCACTTGAGTAAGTTAACTGAGCCACTTGAGTAAGTTAACTGAGCCACTTGAATATTCTGCAGCATACGCTTGCGTGCAAAAGTATACATAATTGAGCCAAATAGAGCACAACTGGTACTTATCGTACCAAAGTGGACAAGTGGGGCACCGCCGATGTTGTATCTTTGTATCAGCATTCGGGAAGAGACCGGTGCACAACATGATTATTCACAATTTTAAAATTTTATGTATTATGGCAATTAATTACAGTTTAGTAAAGCTTGCGTCAAAATTTGGTGACAAAGCAGGAGTTCCTCTTTTCTACGCCCGTGCTCAGATGAAAGACTCCATTTCGCTCAAGAAGTTCGCGAAGTTGATCTCTATGCAGACCACTGTATCCTATGCGGATGTAACAGCCGTTCTGGTCAGTATGCAGGAGAACATGATCATCGAGTTGCAGCGAGGCAACCAGATTGATTTCGGCGAGTTGGGCAAGTTCCGCCTCCAGCTTACCAGTGAGGGTGCTGCAACCGCAGCCGAATTTAAGAGCGACATCAACATCAAGGGTGTGAACATCCAGTTTATCCCGGGCAGCGATCTTGCCAACATCTTCGTAGGTATGGAGTTTGAGCAGGTTGCATCACGTGCCGTACAGAAGGCTGCCCTCAAGGCTGAGAAGGAGGGTGCCAAGACCCTCGACATCGAGGAGGCTAAGAAAAAGCCTGCCAAGGACAATGCTCCTTCTGGCGGCGATACCACGGGTGGCAACACCTCAGGCGAGCAGACCGGTGGAACTGGCAGCACTGGCAACGGTGACACAGGAGACGGATTAGAATAATTAACCTTTTAAAACAGAATAGATTATGACAGAAAAGAACAAGCAGAAATGGAATGAGATTCTCAAGTTTGCAGTAACCGTACTGACAGCTCTCCTCGGGGCGTTGGGCGTTTCGGCAGGTGGACTTTAGAAGGAGTCGATGAAGCATCTGATTCAGGATCTTCACCACCGTTTTCCGAGCATCCGTACCATCCTGGGTCATCGCGATTTGCCTGGCGTTCAGAAAGCCTGTCCGTGTTTTGATGCCACGAAGCTCCAGTACCTCCTGGATGCTTCCTGATTCTCTTCCATTAAGAGGGTTTTTCAAGAGCAGAATCCCTCCGAATTTATTTAACAAGTTAGGGCGCATCCAATCCGATGCGCCCTTTTTCTTTGTCGTCATATTTCTTTCAGTCAACACTCAATATTCAACATTCAACACTCAACTATCCCAATACAACATTGGCAGGAACGCCGAGGTTGTGGTATATGTTTCTTGCAACATCAAAATTAATTGCACGACGTCCATGGAGAATATCACTTAATGCGGTTGTTGACACGCCTATAGCTTTTGCAGCCTCCTTTTGCTTGTAGCCTTTTTGGCGAAAAGCAACTTTGATGGCAGCTATGAGTGAAGGCTTAACTCGCCATGGATGGGGATCAACTTCGCATTCCCAATCGTAAGCAGCTTCGCTGAGGACCTTTAATTCTTCCTTTTCTACTTCGCTGAGAAAGTCCATGCCGCCCAATTGGGTGCCCTTTGCAAGCAGAGCCTCCATTCGCTCTTCAATTTCATTATATGTTTTTTCGTCTTTAATAGTCATAGTTATATATTTTTGATATCCTTAATCTTGTCATATTCAGCATGAGTTCCAACAAATCTAATATGTAGAAATCCTTGAAAGAACACAACGATAGTTACAAGCCTAAATTTATTGCCTGATATGTTGAAGACATATCTGTCATTCCCGACATAATCTGCCGAAGGAAATGCTTGCTTTAATTCTGCATGGCTTTTCCATTCTGTCTTTTCAACAAACTCTGCCCAGCGCATAAGCGGATCTGCTGCATCAGGATGTTTCCTTGCAAAATCTTTCAGCAATTTGAACTTTAATATCTTCATAATCGTTTATTTTTGCTGCAAAAATAGCGAAAAGTTCTCGATACAGAGAACTTTTCGCAAGAAAAGAAATAAATGTTAGCAATATTTAACTTATACGTACAGAAATCTCTTGCGGGTTTGAAAATAAAGTCGTAACTTTGCGCTATAGAATTTTAAAACAGATGGTTATGAAGTACTTAGATCCTAAGGCAGACCTTACGTTCAAGAAGATATTCGGCAATCATCCCGATCGATTGAAAAACCTTCTGAATAGCCTTCAGTCACTCAATGAAGATGAACTGATACAACAGAATTTCTGCCGAACAGGTTTCCAAAGCTACTCAGCTACCTTTGGAAATCATTAAGAATCTGAGCAATTCATAAAAAATATAATAGCGGAGATGTAGATTACGAATATCACCATATAATCAAGGGTCTATACGCCACCTGTTCATCGTGGCATATAGATCCTTGTCGTTTTTTATTCATTTTATCCATCGTATTGAATAAAATCAGTACTTTTTTATTCAATACGAATGATATATTGAATATTTTTTGTATCTTTGCCCCGGTTTAATCAATTCATCTGAAGAGAAATGAGAACAATTATCAATAACCAGAAAAAGGAACGGGATATTCTGCTTTCCCGTCCTTATCTTACACGTCATACCCAATATGATGTGGATGAACTGTTGGCAAGCAAGCAAATCAAGTTGATAACGGGGCCTAGAAGAACCGGCAAATCGACAGAGGCTTTGCTGATGCTGAAAGGCAGGAACTTTGCCTATCTGAATTTTGATGACGGCAAACTCCTGAGTGCATGGGACGATGATCTGGTTTGGGAAACGCTACGTGCCGTTTATCCCGACTTCGAGTATCTTCTGCTCGATGAGGTTCAAAATCTGGATGGTTGGGATTTGTGGGTCTCCAAGCTTTACCGCATGGGAATCAACATGGTCATTACGGGAAGCAACGCCAAATTGCTGAGTAGCGAAATGGCAACATTGCTTACAGGCAGATATATACAGATAGAGATGCTGCCTTTCAGTCTTTCTGAATTCTTTATCTGGAACCACAGGAATCTTTCGGAAGTATCAGAGATGAAAGATAGCGTATCCGACCTCTCGCTTATAGCTGACTATCTGCACCATGGTGGTTATCCTGAGACTGTAGCAGCAAGAAGCCTGACCCAAAACTATCTCTCCACACTCTTCGATTCCATCATTTGGAAAGACATTGCCAAGCGCCATAAAGTACGCAATGTGGAGGATTTGAACAGTCTTGCCATGTATCTGGTTTCTAACTTCTGCAATCCTTTCAGTGCCAACGAACTGGCAGAAGCGCTGGGATTTTCGAGCGTAGCAACCACCAAGAAGTTCATGGGATTTTTAAGAGAACCCTATCTCCTGTATTATCTGCCACGTTACAACAACAAGTTGAAAATGATGAAGAAAGCTCCACAGAAAGTATATGTGGTTGACAATGGTTTTGTAGAAGCCAAGGCTTTTAGTGTGAGTGAGAACTTAGGCAGGTTATTGGAGAATCAGGTTTTTATAGAGTTGGTTCGCAGGGGATATCATGCAGAAACATCGCTTTTCTATTATCGCTCCCGTAATGACAAGGAGACTGATTTTGTTACAAGGCAGGGTGCTCATGTAGAAAGTCTGATACAAGTATGTTATGACCTCTCTTCCGAACGAACACTCAAGCGGGAGATAGATAGCATCATAGAATGTGCGGGAGAACTCAAATGCTCCAATCTGATCATTGTCACGATGAATGAGGAAAGGGTAATTGAGAAAAATGGATATAAGGTCAAGGTTTTGCCTATATATAAGTTTTAAGGAGCGTCTGATCTTTGTATATATGCAACAAGGCGCAACCTTCTCACGAAGACTGCGCCTCTAATAGTTTTCTTTTTTTGTTTAATTTTTAAGAGAGTATTAACATATATATATTTGTAAGTGTAAGTTTCTTACTTGATATATAAGGATTACTGCTCCTTGTGCAACTTAGCTCTTAGATGGGCTTAGAGTTCCATCTCGAGCATAGCGTAGTAAGCCTGTAGATAACCACGGTAAACGTATGACTTGAGAGCATTTGCCTTAGTCTGACCATCTACGAGCACTCTGCCTGGTGTGATATATACACCGAGCTCCTTCTTGTTGTTGGTCTTCTTTGTGCCGATGTAAGCCAAGCTATAGTTGCTCAAGCCGCTATAGAACTGAATCTGCACCTTCTTGCCATCAGCATTGGTGTAAGTGATGTCTTGAGTAGCAGTGATAAACATCTGCTGAGCTGCATTGTAAGGCAGCAACTTAATCTTTAAGTCCTGTGCAGGCAACTTCTCTACCTCAGCTTTCAGTGTGGCATCGCTGAAGTACTTTGCAAACTTGCTCACCTCTACCTGCCTAACAGTGAGCATACTGTCGCTAGGAGTTACATAGCAATAAGTGGTAACTGAATCCTTGTCAAACTTCTCTGCATCTGTAGTGCCTACGCTGCCAGGGAAGAGGATTCCACCATTGTGCATACCCTGAATCTGGCTGAAGAGAGCCTGAGACTCCTGAGGCGTAGGCCACTGGAAGTCATCGCTGTCGCCTGTATTACAAGAAGTGAATGCGAAAGCTGCAACGAAGGCAGCTACAATTGAGAATAATTTGATTTTTTTCATTTTGCTATTATGTTTTGATTTTTATTTTCTCATATTTCTCAGCCTAAATGTACCCCGATATGGTTGCCCGAGGCTCTTCAGTCCTTGTATAAAACAAGAAAAGGCGGGAAACTTGCATCACTTTTAGTTAATCTCTGTTAATGCTCTTCACTTGTCCATTTCATAGAGCACTTTTGCCAATGTATCGTAACCTTTGACTTTCAGTTCTTAGTTGTTTGAGCTTTTTACTGTGTTATGTCTAGGTTTGTCCTACATAGCGATGCAAAGTTAGTGTTTTATTTTGAAATGCGCAAGAAATTTATGATTTTCTTTCTCTTTTTCGCATAAAAATACTACTTTTGTGGAGATTTTAGGGATTATTCACCTTAAAGCGGAATGAATAGTGTAGACTCTGAGTCTCATGGAAAATGAATTAATGATGAATCTGATATGAAAAAGAAAGTAGGTACATTTAAGATTTGGCTGTTGGCGATTGCCGCAGTAGTGGCGTTTTCTGTCTTGCCGAAGGTTTCTTCGTTGGCAACAGAAGATCAGGCACTTGTTGTAAAGGAGAATATGCAGGAGGCTGCTGATGCTGCGGGCGATGAATCGTCTGCAGAGAATAAGCAGGAAACTGCTGGAGAGGGTGCGAATCTGGAGGCGCTGGGGCTGGAGATTCCGGTATCTAAGGTAAAGGTATCTGAAACCATCAAGCATCGGTTGGCTTATACGGTATCTTATAATCATGATACGCGACAGCCGAATTGGGTAGCCTGGGCGCTGACGGGGGAGCATGCATCTGGTAAGTTGCCGCGCGGTAAGTTTGCTGATGATGAGGAGATGCCGGCACCCGTGGGTACTTTGGCGGATTATTATAACAGTGGTTTGGACAGGGGACACATGTGTCCGGCTGGTGACAACAAATGGAGCCAGCAGGCGATGGATGAATGTTTCCTGATGACCAATATGTGTCCGCAGAACCACAGTCTGAATGCGGGGGTATGGAACACGATAGAGCAGCAGTGCCGCAACTGGGCGAAGCAGTATGGTAAGGTTTATATTGTCTGCGGACCGATATTTCTGAATAAGGAGCATCGCAAGTTGGGCAAGAACAAGGTGGTAGTGCCTGATGCCTTCTTCAAGGTGGTTCTTCATACGGGCAAGAATCCGCAAGCCGTCGGCTTTATCTGCCGTAACCAGTCGCAGAAAGGCAGAAAGAAGACGGAATTCGTAAATTCAGTAGATGAAGTGGAGCGTATCACCGGCTATGATTTCTTCCCTCAGCTTCCGGATGATGTTGAGAAGAGGGTAGAGGCTAAGGCTGAAATGTTTTAAAAAGGAATTTCTGCAGTATCCAGTAATAGGATATAACAAAAAAAGGCTTTCCGTAATGGAAAGCCTTTTTCTTGAAGATCTGTGACTCGCATGGGGCTCGAACCCATGACCCCAACATTAAAAGTGTTGTGCTCTACCAGCTGAGCTAGCGAGTCAATCTTCTGCTTTATGTTTCAAAAGCGAGTGCAAAGGTACGGCAAAAATCTGAAATAACCAAATATTTTGCCATATTTTTACTGATTTTCTTCATTTTTATCCGAAATCGGGACATTTTCGCCCGTTTTTTCATGATATTGCGGCTTCTCCTTCGTTACATACCGCTGCCAGTAGGCTATGATGAGCGTTGTGAGCGGAAGGGCTACAATCAATCCCAGGAAGCCCAGAAGTGCACCCCAAACCGAGAGACTCAAGAGGAGAATGGCTGGGTTCAATCCCATCGCCTTACCCATGATCTTCGGGGTAACTACCATGTCGGTGATGACCTGCACCACACAGAACACCAGAACAGCCAGACCGAATACCAGCCAGAAGTTCTGACCTGTGTCGGCAGCCTTCAGCATGGCAAGGAATGCCGTAGGGATGAGGGCGAAGGTATGGAGATACGGAACCAGGTCCATGATGCCGATGAGAATACCCAAACCTATCGCCATCGGGAAACCGATGATGGTAAAACCGATGCAGAACATGATGCCCATACAGAGCGCTACCAGTCCCTGACCACGGATATAATTGTTGAGTTCGCGCTCCACATCCTTCATCAGCGCACTCCAGAACGGACGGTTCTTCTTGGGGAAGATTCTCACCCAGTTGGCTGTCAGCGTCTCATAATCGAGCAGGATGAAGAACATATATAATAAGGTAATCATCGATGCCACGATACTCATCAGTACCGTTGCCGTCTGGCTGACTACCGAGAAGACCTTAGGCATGGTGGTCTTGATGGCATCGCTGAAGTCCTTGCTTTTCAGAAAATGCTCTATCTGCTCCTGGTTGGCCTGCAGCCAGTCTTTGATCAGCGCCGTCAGGTTGTTGGTATGAGTCGTCTGATGCAGCCATCGTGTCAACACCTCACCGAGTTTGTCAAACTGGTCAATCATCGGAGGGATGATGAGCCACAGCACGCCTCCTATAACAGCGATAGCCGTTCCCATGGCGATGAGGATAGACAGCGCACGTATTCTGACGTGGAGTTTGTTTTCGATAAACTTCACGACCGGATAGAGCAGGTAAGCGAAAAACCATGCAATGAAGAATGGCAGCAGTACGCTGCTCAGATAATTGGTCATGTAGAGCACGGCCAGTACGATGAGGGTAACACCCGCCCATCTTATAAATTTATCAAATGTAATCTCCTTTCCCATAACTGTTCCTTTTGTTATAATTTTTCGTTAAGAATCGCCTTCTGGTAGCATTCTCTGCAGAGTGGCTCGTATTCATCTTTCTCGCCCAGGAGCACCCGTTTGTCGTTATTGACCAACCGGTGGCTCACATAGGCAACCGATCCGCACTTTACGCAGATGGCATGAACCTTGGTCACCTCGTCGGCGATGGCACAGAGGGCAGGAATCGGACCGAAGGGAACTCCCTTGTAGTCCATATCCAGTCCTGCCACGATGACTCTCACGCCACGGTTGGCAAGTTCGTTGCAAACCTCCACGAGCCCATTGTCCAGGAACTGGGCTTCATCGATACCCACCACGTCGATATCAGAAGCCAATAGCAGTATCGATCCAGAGGACTCAATAGGAGTAGACCGGATAGAGTTCTGATCATGGCTCACTACATCTTCCTCGGAGTAACGAGTGTCAAGCGCCGGCTTAAAGATTTCTACCTTCTGCTTGGCGAACTTCGCACGCTTCATTCTTCGGATCAATTCCTCTGTTTTTCCGGAGAACATCGATCCGCACACCACTTCAATTCTTCCGGGACGGTGTGCCTCCCCAATTAGATTTTCTGTCATTTCGGGGGCAAAATTAATAATAAGGTTTTAAAAAATGCAAAGAAACGCGTTTTTTTTTTGCTATGAAAGATTAATTAACTACATTTGCGGTCAGTATGGGCACATTATACATCGTTCCGACTCCAGTTGGTAACATGGAGGACATGACAATGCGAGCCATTCGCATACTGAAAGAAGCGGATTTGGTACTCGCTGAGGACACTCGAACATCGAGTGTTCTGCTGAAGCATTTCGATATCAGAAATCGATTAGTGGCTCACCATAAGTTTAACGAACATGGCACATCTTCTGCCATCGTAGAGCGACTGAAGGGTGGCGAAACCATCGCCTTGATCAGCGATGCCGGAACACCGGGTATCAGCGATCCTGGTTTTTACCTCGCCCGCGAGGCAGCCAAGGCAGGCATCACGGTGCAGACTTTGCCTGGTCCTACGGCATGCATACCGGCCATCGTTTCATCGGGTTTGCCATGCGACCGTTTCTGCTTCGAAGGATTCATTCCGCAGAAAAAGGGCAGACAGACCTATCTTGAATCATTGAAGGATGAGGTGCGCACCATGATTTTCTATGAATCGCCTTATCGTGTGGTGAAAACCTTGCAGCAGTTTGCCGAGGTTTTCGGGGATGACAGACAGGTGAGCTGTTGTCGTGAAATATCCAAACTCCACGAGGAGAGTGTGAGGGGTACGCTTGCCGAGGTCATCGCTCATTTTGAAGAGACAGAACCAAGGGGCGAATTTGTCATCGTATTGGCAGGAAAAGATCCTAAACAGCTCAAGGAGGAGATGAAGGAAAAGAAGCGTGAAGAGCGCCGGCAGAAGAAAAACGGGGCTCGCAGGGATGAAGAAAGTAATGAATAAAGTATAGGAAGCGACGCGTTTTACGCGAAAAAATAATTTTTTAAATCAAACATTAAAAAGGAAAATGATTATGAAAAAGCTATTATTTGCGGCATGTTTAGCTGCTTTTTGCTTGACCAGTTGCAACAACGGCAAGAACAACACCCAGGATTTGGCAAATCAGCAGAATGATTCGCTAAACAGTATCATCGCTCAGAAAGATAGCGAAATTAACGATATGATGGGTACATTGAATGAAATCCAGGACGGTTTGAACCAGATTAGTGAGGCTGAACACAGAGTAACTATTCTGAAGAACGGTGAGGGTGCCAACAAGAGACAGCAGCTCAAGGAGGATGTTCAGTTCATCGCTACCCGCATGCAGCAGAACCGCGAACTCCTGGCTAAACTGCAGAAGCAGATGGCTAACAGCTCTTTGCAGGCTGACCAGTTGAAGAAGGCCATCGCAAACCTTCAGGAGCAGATTGCACAGAAGGATAAGGAACTTCAGGTGCTTCGCGAGGAGTTGGATAAGAAGGATATTCATATTGCAGCGCTCGACGAGACTATCAACAATCTGAATACCAAGACCTCTCGTCTTACTACTGAAAGCAGCCAGAAGACAGAGACAATCAATGCACAGGACAAGCAGCTCAACACTGCCTGGTATGTATTCGGTACCAAGAAGGAGTTGAAGGAGCAGCATATCATGGAAGGTGGTAAGGTAATGACCGGTAATTTCAACAAGAGTTATTTCACCAAGGTTGATATCCGCAACATTTCTGAAATCAAGTTGATGTCAAAGTCGGCTAAGTTGCTCACTACCCACCCATCCAGCTCTTATGCATTGGTACGTGATGCTAACAAGCAGTATACACTCCGCATCACCAATCCACAGATTTTCTGGAGCACCAGCAAGTATCTTGTAGTGCTCGTTAAGTAATTATCTCTTTCTCTGAAAGAAATCCTGCATGAGTGCGCGGCACTCATCTTCCAATACGCCCGATGTAACTGTCGTCTTAGGATGCAGTGCATCGGGCGCATATTTTGTATACCCCCTTTTCTCGTCGCTGGCACCATATACCACGCGGCTGATCTGTGCCCATCCCAGCGCTCCGGCGCACATCACGCAGGGTTCTACCGTAACGTAGAGGGTACAGTCTTTCAGGTATTTTCCTCCCAGCATGTTGGCTCCCGAAGTGATGGCCTGCATTTCGGCATGAGCCGTAACATCGGTCAGCATCTCCGTAAGATTGTGGGCACGCGATATGATCCGGTCTTTACAAACGATGATGGCGCCTACCGGAATCTCGTCTTCATCGAATGCCGCCTGAGCC of Segatella copri contains these proteins:
- a CDS encoding methylenetetrahydrofolate reductase, producing the protein MNIADFLHQQGDKRGFSFEVLPPLKGNGTAALFRTIDALSEFGPRFINITTHHSEYVYKELENGLLTRQRVRRRPGTVAIAGAIQNKYDIPVIPHIICSGATKEDIEYELLDLQFLGISNILVLRGDKAKEDRQFTPTENGHAHATDLLKQVNQFNDGFFFDGTPIKHPGDKFCCGVACYPEKHEEAPNLEMDMQHLLEKQQLGAAYAVTQLFYDNEKFYAFVEKARQIGVTIPIIPAIKPFAKLSQLTVVPKTFHCDIPEELAQEVLKCKTDEDAKQLGIEWTTAQVQDLFEHGYNNVHFFTVSAVDSVKQIAKILF
- the xylE gene encoding D-xylose transporter XylE, with the translated sequence MEQKQTGSRAYLISIVMVAVLGGLLFGYDTAVISGAEKGLQAFFMGAEDFTYTDFWHGFTSSSALIGCIIGSALSGVLASNWGRKRSLIFAGVMFFISAWGSMCPESLVLPKGEPNLTLLIVFNLYRVIGGIGVGLASAVCPMYIGEIAPSNIRGMLVSWNQFAIIFGQLVVYFVNFFILGDHIAPAIQSVGNGMNQILNGGEAAWAIETGWRYMFGSEMVPAGLFALLICFVPETPRYLAMVGQDAKAERILARINGAEEAKKILDDIKNTVTEKKEKLLTYGVLCIFVGVMLSVFQQAVGINAVLYYAPRIYDAMGFDNPMVLTVFNGIVNLGFTCVAIFTVEKLGRKPLLITGSLGMALGAIGVAITFGNPNLQLLCMVSIMVYSASFMFSWGPICWVLIAEVFPNTIRGAAVAIAVAFQWIFNWIVSTSFVPMANSLGYWFTYGLYGVICILAAIFVWKLVPETKGKTLEDMTKLWKKN
- a CDS encoding HU family DNA-binding protein, producing MAINYSLVKLASKFGDKAGVPLFYARAQMKDSISLKKFAKLISMQTTVSYADVTAVLVSMQENMIIELQRGNQIDFGELGKFRLQLTSEGAATAAEFKSDINIKGVNIQFIPGSDLANIFVGMEFEQVASRAVQKAALKAEKEGAKTLDIEEAKKKPAKDNAPSGGDTTGGNTSGEQTGGTGSTGNGDTGDGLE
- a CDS encoding smalltalk protein, with amino-acid sequence MTEKNKQKWNEILKFAVTVLTALLGALGVSAGGL
- a CDS encoding helix-turn-helix domain-containing protein, with protein sequence MTIKDEKTYNEIEERMEALLAKGTQLGGMDFLSEVEKEELKVLSEAAYDWECEVDPHPWRVKPSLIAAIKVAFRQKGYKQKEAAKAIGVSTTALSDILHGRRAINFDVARNIYHNLGVPANVVLG
- a CDS encoding type II toxin-antitoxin system HigB family toxin: MKILKFKLLKDFARKHPDAADPLMRWAEFVEKTEWKSHAELKQAFPSADYVGNDRYVFNISGNKFRLVTIVVFFQGFLHIRFVGTHAEYDKIKDIKNI
- a CDS encoding AAA family ATPase, with the translated sequence MRTIINNQKKERDILLSRPYLTRHTQYDVDELLASKQIKLITGPRRTGKSTEALLMLKGRNFAYLNFDDGKLLSAWDDDLVWETLRAVYPDFEYLLLDEVQNLDGWDLWVSKLYRMGINMVITGSNAKLLSSEMATLLTGRYIQIEMLPFSLSEFFIWNHRNLSEVSEMKDSVSDLSLIADYLHHGGYPETVAARSLTQNYLSTLFDSIIWKDIAKRHKVRNVEDLNSLAMYLVSNFCNPFSANELAEALGFSSVATTKKFMGFLREPYLLYYLPRYNNKLKMMKKAPQKVYVVDNGFVEAKAFSVSENLGRLLENQVFIELVRRGYHAETSLFYYRSRNDKETDFVTRQGAHVESLIQVCYDLSSERTLKREIDSIIECAGELKCSNLIIVTMNEERVIEKNGYKVKVLPIYKF
- a CDS encoding DUF4840 domain-containing protein, yielding MKKIKLFSIVAAFVAAFAFTSCNTGDSDDFQWPTPQESQALFSQIQGMHNGGILFPGSVGTTDAEKFDKDSVTTYCYVTPSDSMLTVRQVEVSKFAKYFSDATLKAEVEKLPAQDLKIKLLPYNAAQQMFITATQDITYTNADGKKVQIQFYSGLSNYSLAYIGTKKTNNKKELGVYITPGRVLVDGQTKANALKSYVYRGYLQAYYAMLEMEL